One segment of Alnus glutinosa chromosome 2, dhAlnGlut1.1, whole genome shotgun sequence DNA contains the following:
- the LOC133859479 gene encoding sucrose synthase 5-like isoform X2 yields the protein MPSETSDQKPSAATSKRSESTADNTPDALRQSRNHIMKRCFAKYIEKGRRTMKLHHLMDEMDIVIVDKNERNQVLEGVLGYILCSTQEAVVIPPHVAFSIRPNPGFWEFVKVSSDDLSVEGITPRDYLKYKEMITDEKWANDENALEVDFAAFDFSAPHLTLSSSIGNGFNFVAKFITSKLSGRMESAQPLVDYLLTLNHQGDNLMINDTLSTASKLQMALIVAEVYLSALPKDTTYQNFELRLKEWGFERGWGDTAQRVKETMRAVSEVLQAPDPVHVEKLFSRLPAIFNIVIFSPHGYFGQSDVLGLPDTGGQVVYILDQVKALEEEMLVRIKQQGLNVKPQILVVTRQIPDARGTKCNEELEAIIGTKHSNIIRVPFRTENGILRQWVSRFDIYPYLERFTEDATAKILDLMEGKPDLIIGNYTDGNLVASLMASKLGITQGTIAHALEKTKYDDSDIKWKELDPKYHFSCQFIADTIAMNATDFVIASTYQEIAGSKDVPGQYESHAAFTLPGLCRVVSGINVFDPKFNIAAPGADQSVYFPYSEKEKRFTSFQLAIEELLYSKEDNNEHIGYLADRKKPIIFSMARLDVVKNITGLTEWYGKNKRLRNFVNLVVVGGFFDPSKSKDREEMSEIKKMHALIEKYQLKGQIRWIAAQSDRRRNGELYRCIADTRGAFVQPALYEAFGLTVIEAMNSGLPTFATNQGGPAEIIVDGVSGFHIDPINGDESSNKIADFFEKCKVDATYWNKFSTAGLQRINECYTWKIYANKVLNQACIYNFWRQLNKEQKQAKQRYIQLFYNLQFKNLAKKVPIPTEEAPQPAPKPDAKPKPSKR from the exons ATGCCTTCTGAAACTTCTGATCAAAAGCCTTCTGCGGCAACCTCGAAGCGGTCTGAATCAACAGCCGATAACACGCCAGATGCCTTGAGGCAGAGCCGGAACCATATCATGAAAAGGTGCTTTGCAAAGTACATTGAAAAGGGAAGAAGGACAATGAAACTTCACCATTTAATGGATGAAATGGACATAGTCATCGTTGACAAGAACGAAAGAAACCAGGTCTTGGAGGGCGTGCTTGGCTACATTCTGTGTTCCACACAG GAAGCTGTTGTCATACCACCGCATGTTGCCTTTTCCATAAGACCAAATCCTGGATTTTGGGAATTTGTTAAAGTCAGTTCTGATGATTTATCGGTTGAGGGCATCACCCCTAGAGACTACTTAAAGTACAAAGAAATGATAACAGATGAAAAATG GGCAAATGATGAAAATGCTTTGGAAGTGGATTTTGCAGCATTTGACTTCTCTGCTCCTCACTTAACCCTATCTTCTTCAATTGGAAATGgattcaattttgttgcaaagttCATAACTTCAAAGCTTAGTGGAAGAATGGAGAGTGCACAGCCTCTTGTGGATTACTTGCTAACACTAAACCATCAAGGAGAT AATCTTATGATAAATGACACCCTCAGTACTGCCTCGAAGCTTCAGATGGCACTAATAGTAGCTGAAGTGTATCTCTCAGCGCTTCCCAAGGACACTACATATCAGAATTTTGAGCTAAG GCTGAAGGAGTGGGGCTTCGAGAGAGGGTGGGGAGATACTGCACAAAGAGTAAAGGAAACAATGAGAGCAGTCTCAGAAGTACTCCAAGCACCTGATCCAGTGCATGTAGAGAAGTTATTTAGCAGACTTCCTGCAATATTCAATATTGTGATTTTCTCTCCTCATGGCTATTTCGGCCAATCAGATGTCCTGGGCTTGCCGGACACTGGCGGGCAG GTAGTTTACATTCTGGATCAAGTGAAAGCTCTCGAAGAAGAAATGCTCGTTAGAATTAAGCAGCAGGGGCTGAATGTGAAGCCCCAAATTCTTGTG GTAACACGACAAATCCCTGATGCCCGGGGAACCAAGTGTAACGAGGAGCTGGAAGCAATCATTGGTACTAAGCATTCCAACATTATTCGGGTGCCTTTTCGGACAGAGAATGGGATCCTCCGCCAGTGGGTTTCTCGTTTCGACATTTATCCCTATCTTGAGAGGTTCACTGAG GACGCTACAGCCAAGATCCTCGACCTCATGGAAGGGAAGCCGGATCTTATCATAGGAAATTACACTGATGGGAATCTGGTGGCGTCTCTCATGGCTAGTAAACTTGGGATAACTCAG GGAACTATTGCTCACGCTTTAGAGAAGACTAAGTATGACGATTCTGACATCAAATGGAAGGAGTTAGACCCTAAGTATCACTTCTCATGCCAGTTCATTGCTGATACAATTGCAATGAATGCAACGGATTTCGTCATAGCTAGCACATACCAGGAGATTGCCGGAAG CAAAGACGTACCTGGACAGTATGAAAGCCATGCTGCATTCACACTCCCGGGGCTTTGTAGAGTTGTTTCAGGCATCAACGTGTTTGATCCCAAATTCAACATCGCTGCCCCAGGGGCTGACCAATCCGTCTATTTCCCTTACTCTGAGAAAGAAAAACGATTCACATCATTTCAACTCGCCATTGAAGAATTACTCTACAGTAAAGAGGATAACAATGAACACAT TGGATATCTAGCAGACAGGAAGAAACCTATCATCTTCTCAATGGCAAGGCTGGATGTTGTGAAAAACATTACTGGATTAACTGAGTGGTATGGGAAGAACAAGAGGCTGAGAAATTTTGTCAACCTTGTTGTTGTTGGGGGCTTCTTTGATCCTTCCAAATCAAAGGATAGAGAAGAAATGTCTGAGATAAAAAAGATGCATGCATTGATTGAAAAATACCAACTTAAGGGTCAGATAAGATGGATTGCTGCTCAAAGTGATAGGCGTCGCAACGGAGAATTATACCGTTGCATTGCTGACACAAGGGGAGCTTTTGTACAGCCTGCTCTGTATGAAGCATTTGGCCTAACAGTCATTGAAGCAATGAACTCTGGACTACCCACCTTTGCAACCAATCAAGGAGGTCCGGCAGAAATCATTGTTGATGGGGTCTCAGGTTTCCATATCGATCCCATCAATGGGGACGAGTCAAGCAACAAAATTGCAGATTTCTTTGAAAAGTGCAAGGTGGATGCCACATACTGGAACAAGTTTTCAACGGCAGGTTTGCAAAGGATAAATGAATG CTACACCTGGAAGATTTATGCAAACAAGGTGTTGAACCAGGCGTGCATTTATAATTTCTGGAGACAGTTGAACAAAGAGCAGAAACAGGCAAAGCAAAGATACATCCAACTGTTCTATAATCTCCAATTCAAGAACTTG GCAAAGAAGGTGCCTATCCCAACTGAAGAAGCTCCACAACCAGCGCCAAAGCCAGATGCCAAACCAAAGCCCTCAAAAAG gTAA
- the LOC133859479 gene encoding sucrose synthase 5-like isoform X1 produces MPSETSDQKPSAATSKRSESTADNTPDALRQSRNHIMKRCFAKYIEKGRRTMKLHHLMDEMDIVIVDKNERNQVLEGVLGYILCSTQEAVVIPPHVAFSIRPNPGFWEFVKVSSDDLSVEGITPRDYLKYKEMITDEKWANDENALEVDFAAFDFSAPHLTLSSSIGNGFNFVAKFITSKLSGRMESAQPLVDYLLTLNHQGDNLMINDTLSTASKLQMALIVAEVYLSALPKDTTYQNFELRLKEWGFERGWGDTAQRVKETMRAVSEVLQAPDPVHVEKLFSRLPAIFNIVIFSPHGYFGQSDVLGLPDTGGQVVYILDQVKALEEEMLVRIKQQGLNVKPQILVVTRQIPDARGTKCNEELEAIIGTKHSNIIRVPFRTENGILRQWVSRFDIYPYLERFTEDATAKILDLMEGKPDLIIGNYTDGNLVASLMASKLGITQGTIAHALEKTKYDDSDIKWKELDPKYHFSCQFIADTIAMNATDFVIASTYQEIAGSKDVPGQYESHAAFTLPGLCRVVSGINVFDPKFNIAAPGADQSVYFPYSEKEKRFTSFQLAIEELLYSKEDNNEHIGYLADRKKPIIFSMARLDVVKNITGLTEWYGKNKRLRNFVNLVVVGGFFDPSKSKDREEMSEIKKMHALIEKYQLKGQIRWIAAQSDRRRNGELYRCIADTRGAFVQPALYEAFGLTVIEAMNSGLPTFATNQGGPAEIIVDGVSGFHIDPINGDESSNKIADFFEKCKVDATYWNKFSTAGLQRINECYTWKIYANKVLNQACIYNFWRQLNKEQKQAKQRYIQLFYNLQFKNLAKKVPIPTEEAPQPAPKPDAKPKPSKSTSRTRSRLQRVYLNPLRSKKAG; encoded by the exons ATGCCTTCTGAAACTTCTGATCAAAAGCCTTCTGCGGCAACCTCGAAGCGGTCTGAATCAACAGCCGATAACACGCCAGATGCCTTGAGGCAGAGCCGGAACCATATCATGAAAAGGTGCTTTGCAAAGTACATTGAAAAGGGAAGAAGGACAATGAAACTTCACCATTTAATGGATGAAATGGACATAGTCATCGTTGACAAGAACGAAAGAAACCAGGTCTTGGAGGGCGTGCTTGGCTACATTCTGTGTTCCACACAG GAAGCTGTTGTCATACCACCGCATGTTGCCTTTTCCATAAGACCAAATCCTGGATTTTGGGAATTTGTTAAAGTCAGTTCTGATGATTTATCGGTTGAGGGCATCACCCCTAGAGACTACTTAAAGTACAAAGAAATGATAACAGATGAAAAATG GGCAAATGATGAAAATGCTTTGGAAGTGGATTTTGCAGCATTTGACTTCTCTGCTCCTCACTTAACCCTATCTTCTTCAATTGGAAATGgattcaattttgttgcaaagttCATAACTTCAAAGCTTAGTGGAAGAATGGAGAGTGCACAGCCTCTTGTGGATTACTTGCTAACACTAAACCATCAAGGAGAT AATCTTATGATAAATGACACCCTCAGTACTGCCTCGAAGCTTCAGATGGCACTAATAGTAGCTGAAGTGTATCTCTCAGCGCTTCCCAAGGACACTACATATCAGAATTTTGAGCTAAG GCTGAAGGAGTGGGGCTTCGAGAGAGGGTGGGGAGATACTGCACAAAGAGTAAAGGAAACAATGAGAGCAGTCTCAGAAGTACTCCAAGCACCTGATCCAGTGCATGTAGAGAAGTTATTTAGCAGACTTCCTGCAATATTCAATATTGTGATTTTCTCTCCTCATGGCTATTTCGGCCAATCAGATGTCCTGGGCTTGCCGGACACTGGCGGGCAG GTAGTTTACATTCTGGATCAAGTGAAAGCTCTCGAAGAAGAAATGCTCGTTAGAATTAAGCAGCAGGGGCTGAATGTGAAGCCCCAAATTCTTGTG GTAACACGACAAATCCCTGATGCCCGGGGAACCAAGTGTAACGAGGAGCTGGAAGCAATCATTGGTACTAAGCATTCCAACATTATTCGGGTGCCTTTTCGGACAGAGAATGGGATCCTCCGCCAGTGGGTTTCTCGTTTCGACATTTATCCCTATCTTGAGAGGTTCACTGAG GACGCTACAGCCAAGATCCTCGACCTCATGGAAGGGAAGCCGGATCTTATCATAGGAAATTACACTGATGGGAATCTGGTGGCGTCTCTCATGGCTAGTAAACTTGGGATAACTCAG GGAACTATTGCTCACGCTTTAGAGAAGACTAAGTATGACGATTCTGACATCAAATGGAAGGAGTTAGACCCTAAGTATCACTTCTCATGCCAGTTCATTGCTGATACAATTGCAATGAATGCAACGGATTTCGTCATAGCTAGCACATACCAGGAGATTGCCGGAAG CAAAGACGTACCTGGACAGTATGAAAGCCATGCTGCATTCACACTCCCGGGGCTTTGTAGAGTTGTTTCAGGCATCAACGTGTTTGATCCCAAATTCAACATCGCTGCCCCAGGGGCTGACCAATCCGTCTATTTCCCTTACTCTGAGAAAGAAAAACGATTCACATCATTTCAACTCGCCATTGAAGAATTACTCTACAGTAAAGAGGATAACAATGAACACAT TGGATATCTAGCAGACAGGAAGAAACCTATCATCTTCTCAATGGCAAGGCTGGATGTTGTGAAAAACATTACTGGATTAACTGAGTGGTATGGGAAGAACAAGAGGCTGAGAAATTTTGTCAACCTTGTTGTTGTTGGGGGCTTCTTTGATCCTTCCAAATCAAAGGATAGAGAAGAAATGTCTGAGATAAAAAAGATGCATGCATTGATTGAAAAATACCAACTTAAGGGTCAGATAAGATGGATTGCTGCTCAAAGTGATAGGCGTCGCAACGGAGAATTATACCGTTGCATTGCTGACACAAGGGGAGCTTTTGTACAGCCTGCTCTGTATGAAGCATTTGGCCTAACAGTCATTGAAGCAATGAACTCTGGACTACCCACCTTTGCAACCAATCAAGGAGGTCCGGCAGAAATCATTGTTGATGGGGTCTCAGGTTTCCATATCGATCCCATCAATGGGGACGAGTCAAGCAACAAAATTGCAGATTTCTTTGAAAAGTGCAAGGTGGATGCCACATACTGGAACAAGTTTTCAACGGCAGGTTTGCAAAGGATAAATGAATG CTACACCTGGAAGATTTATGCAAACAAGGTGTTGAACCAGGCGTGCATTTATAATTTCTGGAGACAGTTGAACAAAGAGCAGAAACAGGCAAAGCAAAGATACATCCAACTGTTCTATAATCTCCAATTCAAGAACTTG GCAAAGAAGGTGCCTATCCCAACTGAAGAAGCTCCACAACCAGCGCCAAAGCCAGATGCCAAACCAAAGCCCTCAAAAAG CACCAGCCGTACACGGTCCCGACTGCAAAGGGTGTATTTGAATCCTCTCCGGTCCAAAAAAGCTGGATAG
- the LOC133859480 gene encoding ALA-interacting subunit 1-like, whose product MNTEGATSSGVAKDGALDSSSTAKRNSKKPKYSRFTQQELPACKPILTPGWVMTSFIFVGIIFIPIGFASLFASERVVEIVDRYDEDCVPRNYSYNKLAYIQNNATNKTCTKRLIVPKQMKSPIYIYYQLDNFYQNHRRYVKSRSDQQLRSTASEDVTSNCKPEAVTKNNSAIVPCGLIAWSLFNDTYGFSVKNKVLDVSKRNIAWKSDQEQKFGSDVYPKNFQSGSLIGGAKLNASIPLSDQEDLIVWMRTAALPTFRKLYGKIETDLEANDEITVVIQNNYNTYSFGGKKRLVLSTTSWIGGKNDFLGVAYLTVGGLCLFMAISFILLYVIKPRPLGDPSYLSWNRGTMN is encoded by the exons atgAATACCGAAGGAGCAACGAGCTCGGGAGTGGCCAAAGATGGGGCCTTGGATTCATCCTCCACTGCCAAGAGGAATTCCAAGAAACCCAAAT ATTCTAGGTTTACACAGCAAGAGCTTCCTGCTTGCAAACCAATTTTAACACCTGGCTGG GTCATGACAAGTTTTATCTTTGTTGGCATTATCTTCATTCCCATCGGCTTTGCTTCCTTATTTGCATCAGAACGT GTTGTGGAAATTGTGGACCGCTATGATGAGGATTGTGTTCCTCGTAATTACAGCTACAATAAGCTTGCATATATTCAAAATAATGCAACTAACAAGACATGTACTAAGAGATTGATT GTTCCAAAGCAGATGAAAAGTCCCATCTATATCTATTATCAGCTTGATAACTTCTATCAAAATCATCGTCG ATATGTTAAGAGTAGAAGTGACCAACAATTGAGGAGCACGGCGAGTGAGGATGTAACAAGTAACTGTAAACCTGAAGCCGTCACCAAAAACAATTCTGCAATTGTTCCTTGCGGCCTCATTGCTTGGAGTTTGTTTAATGACACGTACGGCTTTTCAGTGAAAAACAAGGTGCTAGATGTCAGCAAAAGAAACATAGCATGGAAAAGTGACCAAGAGCAAAAATTTGGCTCTGATGTCTATCCAAAAAATTTTCAGAGTGGAAGTCTAATTGGGGGTGCCAAACTAAATGCGAGCATACCT TTGAGCGACCAAGAGGATCTTATTGTCTGGATGCGAACTGCAGCACTGCCAACTTTCAGAAAACTGTATGGGAAGATAGAGACAGACCTTGAAGCTAATGATGAAATAACAGTAGTAATACAGAACAATTACAACACCTATAGTTTCGGTGGCAAAAAGAGGCTGGTTCTTTCAACCACAAGCTGGATTGGtgggaaaaatgattttctggGCGTAGCATATCTTACTGTTGGTGGACTGTGCTTGTTTATGGCTATTAGCTTCATCCTTCTGTATGTGATCAAGCCAAG GCCTCTTGGGGACCCATCCTACTTGTCTTGGAACAGAGGAACtatgaattaa
- the LOC133859483 gene encoding uncharacterized protein LOC133859483, translating to MASSSSSSSSCWVQLFIFVEVWFFFNVGCLDGVNAASLTAATVGNISKVEEAVNFHIYYGQTFKVIKNAIDGKSYLLIQKNSRMAARTKYCTSRIKSFVIPLSNYSIDAELFPVSFLELLGLLGNLKGITSDPVASQCVLKLYQSGEIQTINKSDPQQLVQFGAHFVTSTDQPQGCNIASFVPFVEDTPLQRAEWIKFLGVFANLETTANEVYDAIRENYLCLTKVAASKKPFKPTVAWMGYYDGVWSFTKEAYKLKYTEDAGGENVDNSINKMTYNISNPEDLDQLHAILCTVDVVIDETYTTDPAGYTLSTFFQNIFIEDHSCFSFLANQTLWRYDKRIYNSTLDWFDGAVSQPQLVLADLIEASFPTGNYTTTYFRNLAKEEAVISIGPNMCDRETSTAMQPTLVACR from the exons atggcttcttcttcttcttcttcgtcaagTTGTTGGGTGCAACTCTTCATCTTCGTTGAGGTTTGGTTCTTCTTCAATGTTGGGTGTCTTGACGGTGTGAATGCAGCATCGTTGACGGCAGCGACAGTGGGTAACATTTCAAAGGTGGAAGAAGCCGtcaatttccatatatactATGGCCAGACCTTCAAAGTTATCAAGAACGCCATTGACGGGAAGAGCTACCTTCTCATCCAG AAAAATTCGAGGATGGCAGCAAGGACAAAGTATTGCACCTCAAGGATCAAATCATTTGTCATTCCACTGTCAAACTATTCCATTGATGCCGAATTATTTCCAG TGTCCTTTTTGGAG CTTTTAGGGTTACTAGGGAACTTGAAGGGCATTACATCAGATCCTGTGGCTTCTCAATGCGTATTAAAATTATACCAAAGTGGAGAAATTCAGACAATCAACAAGAGTGATCCGCAACAGCTTGTGCAATTCGGGGCACACTTTGTTACCAGCACTGATCAACCACAAGGTTGCAATATTGCATCTTTTGTTCCCTTCGTAGAAGACACACCTCTGCAG AGGGCAGAGTGGATCAAGTTTTTGGGAGTTTTCGCAAATCTTGAAACGACAGCCAATGAAGTCTACGATGCA ATTAGAGAGAATTATTTATGCCTGACTAAAGTTGCAGCAAGCAAGAAACCCTTCAAACCGACAGTAGCTTGGATGGGATATTATGAT GGTGTCTGGTCATTTACAAAGGAAGCATACAAGTTGAAG TATACAGAAGATGCAGGCGGAGAGAACGTGGACAACTCTATCAATAAGATGACTTATAACATCTCTAATCCTGAAGATTTGGATCAATTGCATGCCATCCTATGT ACTGTGGATGTAGTCATTGACGAAACATATACTACCGATCCGGCAGGCTACACTTTATCAACCTTCTTCCAAAATATATTCATTGAAGATcactcttgtttttcttttcttgcaaACCAAACTTTATGGAGATATGATAAGAGAATTTACAATTCAACTCTTG ATTGGTTCGACGGAGCGGTCTCTCAGCCTCAACTAGTTTTAGCAGATCTTATTGAAGCTTCATTTCCTACAGGAAATTACACGACAACATACTTTAGAAACCTTGCAAAG GAAGAAGCAGTAATAAGCATTGGTCCTAACATGTGTGATAGAGAGACCTCCACAGCAATGCAGCCCACATTAGTAGCTTGCAGATAA
- the LOC133859482 gene encoding NAC domain-containing protein 54, translating to MAPVSLPPGFRFHPTDEELVAYYLKRKINGREIELEVIPEVDLYKCEPWELPGKSLLPSKDLEWYFFSPRDRKYPNGSRTNRATKAGYWKATGKDRKVNSQMRAVGMKKTLVYYRGRAPHGARTGWVMHEYRLDERECENAPSGLQDAYALCRVFKKSTTPGPKIGEHYATTTTYQLTSNHSSSIDLYSEGRGEDLDRSDNYPMPYDSSSPSMNITGSSHDMNATRDGKWMQYLSEDAFNLTPPPFPNYATVSYPPSKVDIALECARLQHRFSLPPLEVDDFPQAGFTDFRMSQSTPIREGGNETDILQEILSVAQASQELINQSNIPDTWGGNYAPDDDFSFMVGRDHTRNIQVSDMSSERYWEDPSTRSIHIGDLDEDFKTSERMAENLRWVGMSDKDLEKSLMEEHKIVPIEDISSFRRREEDEIQGESGHTKSCNEFNDTEINSFPLGFINDEPNDNFLDDGDMDDYSNSPSFEVIEEIKVNHGMFISTRQVAETFFHQTVPSQTVKVHQNPVMMMKNFSIEKADVQIRSENRSSCSFSFFRKIKYVASAILSMVALVLVHLYVGGYLEEEKVEGELAACCSDNVKNKRRSPAGRMKSISDRKKQVSLVINTNSAFSRSTVGIFLTISLALCTMWANHIN from the exons atggctccTGTTTCATTGCCTCCTGGTTTTCGTTTCCACCCTACCGACGAGGAGCTTGTTGCTTACTACCTCAAAAGAAAGATTAATGGTCGTGAGATTGAATTGGAGGTCATCCCCGAAGTTGATCTCTACAAATGTGAACCATGGGAGTTACCTG GAAAGTCATTATTAccaagcaaagatcttgagtGGTATTTCTTCAGTCCACGGGATCGGAAGTATCCCAATGGATCAAGGACTAATCGCGCAACCAAAGCCGGATATTGGAAGGCCACCGGAAAGGATCGAAAAGTGAACTCTCAGATGCGTGCCGTGGGGATGAAGAAAACCCTTGTTTATTATCGAGGGAGAGCACCTCACGGCGCTCGAACCGGTTGGGTTATGCATGAATATCGTCTGGATGAGAGAGAATGTGAAAATGCTCCTTCAGGCTTGCAG GACGCGTATGCACTTTGTCGTGTGTTCAAGAAGAGTACTACACCTGGTCCGAAGATAGGAGAGCATTATGCCACCACAACTACCTATCAACTAACAAGTAACCACTCATCAAGCATTGATTTATATTCCGAGGGAAGAGGTGAAGATTTGGATAGATCGGATAATTATCCAATGCCATATGATTCTTCCTCACCCAGCATGAATATTACCGGATCATCACATGATATGAATGCAACAAGAGATGGGAAATGGATGCAGTACTTATCAGAAGACGCATTTAACTTAACCCCTCCACCATTTCCAAATTATGCAACCGTTTCATACCCTCCATCAAAA GTGGATATAGCATTAGAGTGCGCAAGGTTGCAGCATCGATTCTCACTTCCTCCATTAGAGGTGGACGACTTTCCTCAAGCTGGATTCACTGACTTTAGAATGTCACAATCAACGCCGATACGAGAAGGTGGAAATGAAACCGATATTTTACAGGAAATCCTTTCGGTAGCTCAAGCTTCTCAGGAACtaataaatcaatcaaacatTCCGGACACGTGGGGTGGAAATTATGCCCCTGATGATGATTTTTCCTTCATGGTTGGCAGAGATCATACCCGTAATATTCAAGTTAGTGACATGAGTTCTGAGAGATATTGGGAGGATCCAAGTACGAGGTCCATACATATTGGAGATCTGGATGAAGATTTTAAGACGTCGGAGAGGATGGCAGAGAATTTAAGATGGGTGGGAATGTCGGACAAAGATCTTGAGAAG AGTTTAATGGAAGAACACAAGATTGTTCCAATAGAAGATATTTCAAGCTTTCGGAGAAGAGAAGAGGATGAGATTCAAG GAGAGAGTGGGCATACCAAAAGCTGCAACGAATTCAATGACACAGAGATAAACAGTTTCCCACTTGGATTTATCAACGACGAACCAAACGACAACTTCCTTGATGATGGAGACATGGATGATTATTCAAATTCTCCAAGCTTCGAGGTCATTGAGGAAATTAAAGTCAATCACGGAATGTTTATTTCCACTCGCCAGGTAGCCGAGACATTCTTTCACCAAACAGTTCCTTCGCAGACAGTTAAGGTCCACCAAAACCCAGTGATGATGATGAAAAACTTCTCAATTGAGAAAGCTGACGTACAAATAAGGTCTGAGAATAGATCATCatgttctttctctttctttagaAAGATTAAATATGTAGCAAGTGCAATTCTTTCAATGGTCGCACTTGTTTTGGTGCACCTATATGTCGGGGGATATCTGGAAGAAGAGAAAGTGGAAGGGGAATTAGCTGCTTGCTGCTCTGACAATGTCAAGAACAAGAGAAGATCACCGGCGGGAAGAATGAAGTCTATCAGTGACAGGAAAAAACAGGTTTCGTTGGTAATTAACACAAATAGTGCTTTTTCCAGGAGTACTGTAGGGATCTTCCTTACCATTTCTTTAGCTCTTTGTACCATGTGGGCTAAccacataaattaa